The DNA segment CTGGAAGTCGCTCTTCATTTGCTCATATATATGTTGTGTGAAAGTTGTCTTCCCGATACCCCCGGGGCCAACAATTGGAAGCACAGTAAGTCCACGACACTCGCTGTTAACAATTTCATCTACAATAATCTTCTTATGGCTTTCCCTTCCATATAACTTAGGCTCTATAATTAGCTCGGTGGACATGGGTCTGCTTATTGCAATGTTTTGGGTAGCGATGCCACTAGAGTTCTGTGGCTCTAGACTAAGAATGTCACGGACATTAGCACACACCGGCTTGAGCTGGTCTGTGACGTCCAAGATCTTTCTAGACATTTCCACCCTATCAAACGTCAATTTTGGTGGGTCATTTCGAGTCATGTCGGTTTGAGCTTCATGGTCGACGGATGGTGACGAGGAGAAGCAGGAGAAGTGTTTACTGACTTTGTTAGGGGTTGACCTTGATGAGGATCCGATCTCGCGCTGGCCTCCACAAAAGCGGAGGCCCGAGAGGCATCCTTGTTTGCCGCTCTTGTTGGGATCTTGGCGACTCGCAGCATGCGAGCACTTGAGTTTGTTCACACACGCTTTGGCCGTGTGGCCAGCGTTGTGGGCGAGGTTGCGGACGCAGCCTGCAGGATGCTCGTCGGCGGCATGGTAGGTGCCGTCGAGCTCATCCTGGATGCGGAAGTAGTCGAGCTCGTCCAGCACGTCTTCGGCGCCGTAGGCCAGCTGCCGCAGCTTGTCCAGCATCTTAGCCAGGGCGGGGTTATGGATTTCCCTGCCCCCGGCAATGTTCAGCACGGCTTGTGCGCGCAACAGTTCCGTTTTCAGAGCCTCGATGTTAGACCCGAGCTTGTTGCTCGCTGCCCACGACTCCAGCACGCCGCCGGACAGTGGGCTGAGCGCCTTGCCCACCACCCATGCCGCCGCGCGGATTCCGGCCGCCTCCATCGACCGCTTGACTGTGGCCTTGCCTGAGTTAGAGCAATCAAGGTTAGATAGTTTTTATTCGTCACAGCTACTCATACTGAAAAAACAGATGGAAAATGAACAAGGGGACAGCGCCGCGGTGCGGGAgcttgtcgccgccgccgccgccgcc comes from the Triticum dicoccoides isolate Atlit2015 ecotype Zavitan unplaced genomic scaffold, WEW_v2.0 scaffold171349, whole genome shotgun sequence genome and includes:
- the LOC119344508 gene encoding uncharacterized protein LOC119344508, whose translation is MEAAGIRAAAWVVGKALSPLSGGVLESWAASNKLGSNIEALKTELLRAQAVLNIAGGREIHNPALAKMLDKLRQLAYGAEDVLDELDYFRIQDELDGTYHAADEHPAGCVRNLAHNAGHTAKACVNKLKCSHAASRQDPNKSGKQGCLSGLRFCGGQREIGSSSRSTPNKVSKHFSCFSSSPSVDHEAQTDMTRNDPPKLTFDRVEMSRKILDVTDQLKPVCANVRDILSLEPQNSSGIATQNIAISRPMSTELIIEPKLYGRESHKKIIVDEIVNSECRGLTVLPIVGPGGIGKTTFTQHIYEQMKSDFQVSIWICVSLNFDANRLTKKIVEKIPPVGNENKNCSDQELIEQRLKGKRVLLILDDVWKH